The following are encoded together in the Choloepus didactylus isolate mChoDid1 chromosome 7, mChoDid1.pri, whole genome shotgun sequence genome:
- the TMEM151B gene encoding transmembrane protein 151B isoform X3, protein MYHDSPCSNGYVYIPLAFLLMLYAVYLVECWHCQARHELQHRVDVSSVRERVGRMQQATPCIWWKAISYHYVRRTRQVTRYRNGDAYTTTQVYHERVNTHVAEAEFDYARCGVRDVSKALVGLEGAPATRLRFTKCFSFASVEAENAYLCQRARFFAENEGLDDYMEAREGMHLKNVDFREFMVAFPDPARPPWYACSSAFWAAALLTLSWPLRVLAEYRTAYAHYHVEKLFGLEGPGSASSAGGGLSPSEELLPPLTHRLPRVNTVDSTELEWHIRSNQQLVPSYSEAVLMDLVGLGARCTGGAAGGYAPTCRYGGVGGPGAAGVAPYRRSCEHCQRAVSSSSIFSRSALSICASPRAGLGPGGGAGCGGSRFSLGRLYGSRRSCLWRSRSGSVNEASCPTEQTRLSSQASMGDDEDDDEEEAGPPPPYHDALYFPVLIVHRQEGCLGHSHRPLHRHGSCVETSL, encoded by the exons ATGTACCACGACAGCCCCTGCTCCAACGGCTATGTCTACATCCCCCTGGCTTTCCTGCTCATGCTGTACGCCGTCTATCTGGTGGAGTGCTGGCATTGCCAAGCCCGCCATGAGCTGCAGCACCGTGTGGACGTGAGCAGTGTGCGGGAGCGTGTGGGTCGCATGCAGCAGGCCACGCCCTGCATATGGTGGAAGGCCATCAGCTACCACTACGTCCGCCGCACCCGCCAGGTCACCCGCTACCGCAATGGCGACGCCTACACCACCACccag GTCTACCACGAGCGCGTCAACACGCACGTGGCAGAGGCCGAGTTCGACTATGCGCGCTGTGGCGTCCGCGACGTGTCCAAGGCACTGGTGGGGCTGGAAGGCGCGCCGGCTACGCGGCTGCGCTTCACCAAGTGCTTCAGCTTCGCCAGCGTGGAAGCCGAGAACGCCTACCTGTGCCAGCGCGCGCGCTTCTTCGCGGAGAACGAGGGCTTGGACGACTACATGGAGGCGCGCGAGGGCATGCACCTGAAGAACGTGGACTTCCGCGAGTTCATGGTGGCCTTCCCGGACCCGGCTAGGCCGCCGTGGTACGCCTGCTCGTCGGCCTTCTGGGCCGCGGCGCTGCTCACGCTGTCGTGGCCACTGCGCGTGCTGGCCGAGTACCGCACGGCCTACGCGCACTACCACGTGGAGAAGCTCTTCGGCCTGGAAGGCCCGGGCTCGGCTAGCAGCGCGGGCGGCGGCCTGAGCCCCAGCGAGGAGCTGCTGCCTCCGCTCACGCACCGCCTGCCGCGAGTCAACACTGTGGACAGCACGGAGCTTGAGTGGCACATCCGCTCCAACCAGCAGCTCGTGCCCAGCTACTCTGAGGCGGTGCTCATGGACCTGGTGGGGCTGGGGGCGCGCTGCACGGGAGGCGCGGCCGGCGGCTACGCGCCCACATGCCGCTACGGCGGGGTGGGTGGCCCGGGCGCGGCGGGCGTGGCCCCGTACCGGCGCAGCTGCGAGCACTGCCAGCGCGCTGTCAGCAGCTCGTCCATCTTCTCGCGCAGCGCTTTGAGCATCTGCGCCAGCCCGCGGGCCGGCCTGGGGCCCGGCGGGGGCGCGGGCTGCGGGGGCAGCCGCTTCTCGCTCGGCCGCCTATATGGCTCCAGGCGCAGCTGCCTGTGGCGCAGCCGGAGTGGGAGCGTCAACGAGGCGAGCTGCCCGACGGAGCAGACGCGGCTGTCGAGCCAGGCCAGCATGGGGGACGACGAGGATGACGACGAGGAGGAGGCCGGGCCGCCGCCGCCCTACCACGACGCCCTCTACTTCCCGGTCCTCATCGTCCACCGGCAGGAGGGGTGTCTGGGCCACAGCCACCGGCCGCTGCACCGCCACGGCTCCTGCGTAGAGACCTCACTGTGA
- the TMEM151B gene encoding transmembrane protein 151B isoform X1, with product MSPPGSAAGESAGGGGGGGGPGVVEEPTALAAAAAADEGSAREEQRPIQPSFTKSLCRESHWKCLLLSLLMYGCLGAVAWCHVTTVTRLTFSSAYQGNSLMYHDSPCSNGYVYIPLAFLLMLYAVYLVECWHCQARHELQHRVDVSSVRERVGRMQQATPCIWWKAISYHYVRRTRQVTRYRNGDAYTTTQVYHERVNTHVAEAEFDYARCGVRDVSKALVGLEGAPATRLRFTKCFSFASVEAENAYLCQRARFFAENEGLDDYMEAREGMHLKNVDFREFMVAFPDPARPPWYACSSAFWAAALLTLSWPLRVLAEYRTAYAHYHVEKLFGLEGPGSASSAGGGLSPSEELLPPLTHRLPRVNTVDSTELEWHIRSNQQLVPSYSEAVLMDLVGLGARCTGGAAGGYAPTCRYGGVGGPGAAGVAPYRRSCEHCQRAVSSSSIFSRSALSICASPRAGLGPGGGAGCGGSRFSLGRLYGSRRSCLWRSRSGSVNEASCPTEQTRLSSQASMGDDEDDDEEEAGPPPPYHDALYFPVLIVHRQEGCLGHSHRPLHRHGSCVETSL from the exons ATGTCCCCCCCTGGCTCGGCCGCGGGAGAGAgcgccggcggcggcggcggcggcggcggccccggGGTCGTGGAGGAGCCCACGGCGttggcagcggcggcggcggcggacgAGGGCTCCGCCCGAGAGGAG CAGCGTCCCATCCAGCCCTCTTTCACCAAGTCCCTCTGCCGTGAGTCCCACTGGAAGTGCCTGCTGCTCTCACTGCTCATGTATGGCTGCCTGGGCGCTGTGGCCTGGTGCCACGTCACCACGGTGACCCGCCTCACCTTCAGCAGCGCCTACCAGGGCAATAGCCTCATGTACCACGACAGCCCCTGCTCCAACGGCTATGTCTACATCCCCCTGGCTTTCCTGCTCATGCTGTACGCCGTCTATCTGGTGGAGTGCTGGCATTGCCAAGCCCGCCATGAGCTGCAGCACCGTGTGGACGTGAGCAGTGTGCGGGAGCGTGTGGGTCGCATGCAGCAGGCCACGCCCTGCATATGGTGGAAGGCCATCAGCTACCACTACGTCCGCCGCACCCGCCAGGTCACCCGCTACCGCAATGGCGACGCCTACACCACCACccag GTCTACCACGAGCGCGTCAACACGCACGTGGCAGAGGCCGAGTTCGACTATGCGCGCTGTGGCGTCCGCGACGTGTCCAAGGCACTGGTGGGGCTGGAAGGCGCGCCGGCTACGCGGCTGCGCTTCACCAAGTGCTTCAGCTTCGCCAGCGTGGAAGCCGAGAACGCCTACCTGTGCCAGCGCGCGCGCTTCTTCGCGGAGAACGAGGGCTTGGACGACTACATGGAGGCGCGCGAGGGCATGCACCTGAAGAACGTGGACTTCCGCGAGTTCATGGTGGCCTTCCCGGACCCGGCTAGGCCGCCGTGGTACGCCTGCTCGTCGGCCTTCTGGGCCGCGGCGCTGCTCACGCTGTCGTGGCCACTGCGCGTGCTGGCCGAGTACCGCACGGCCTACGCGCACTACCACGTGGAGAAGCTCTTCGGCCTGGAAGGCCCGGGCTCGGCTAGCAGCGCGGGCGGCGGCCTGAGCCCCAGCGAGGAGCTGCTGCCTCCGCTCACGCACCGCCTGCCGCGAGTCAACACTGTGGACAGCACGGAGCTTGAGTGGCACATCCGCTCCAACCAGCAGCTCGTGCCCAGCTACTCTGAGGCGGTGCTCATGGACCTGGTGGGGCTGGGGGCGCGCTGCACGGGAGGCGCGGCCGGCGGCTACGCGCCCACATGCCGCTACGGCGGGGTGGGTGGCCCGGGCGCGGCGGGCGTGGCCCCGTACCGGCGCAGCTGCGAGCACTGCCAGCGCGCTGTCAGCAGCTCGTCCATCTTCTCGCGCAGCGCTTTGAGCATCTGCGCCAGCCCGCGGGCCGGCCTGGGGCCCGGCGGGGGCGCGGGCTGCGGGGGCAGCCGCTTCTCGCTCGGCCGCCTATATGGCTCCAGGCGCAGCTGCCTGTGGCGCAGCCGGAGTGGGAGCGTCAACGAGGCGAGCTGCCCGACGGAGCAGACGCGGCTGTCGAGCCAGGCCAGCATGGGGGACGACGAGGATGACGACGAGGAGGAGGCCGGGCCGCCGCCGCCCTACCACGACGCCCTCTACTTCCCGGTCCTCATCGTCCACCGGCAGGAGGGGTGTCTGGGCCACAGCCACCGGCCGCTGCACCGCCACGGCTCCTGCGTAGAGACCTCACTGTGA
- the TMEM151B gene encoding transmembrane protein 151B isoform X2 — protein sequence MPPAPGSPPGGPELDAPPLRHVPPWLGRGRERRRRRRRRRPRGRGGAHGVGSGGGGGRGLRPRGAASHPALFHQVPLPAYQGNSLMYHDSPCSNGYVYIPLAFLLMLYAVYLVECWHCQARHELQHRVDVSSVRERVGRMQQATPCIWWKAISYHYVRRTRQVTRYRNGDAYTTTQVYHERVNTHVAEAEFDYARCGVRDVSKALVGLEGAPATRLRFTKCFSFASVEAENAYLCQRARFFAENEGLDDYMEAREGMHLKNVDFREFMVAFPDPARPPWYACSSAFWAAALLTLSWPLRVLAEYRTAYAHYHVEKLFGLEGPGSASSAGGGLSPSEELLPPLTHRLPRVNTVDSTELEWHIRSNQQLVPSYSEAVLMDLVGLGARCTGGAAGGYAPTCRYGGVGGPGAAGVAPYRRSCEHCQRAVSSSSIFSRSALSICASPRAGLGPGGGAGCGGSRFSLGRLYGSRRSCLWRSRSGSVNEASCPTEQTRLSSQASMGDDEDDDEEEAGPPPPYHDALYFPVLIVHRQEGCLGHSHRPLHRHGSCVETSL from the exons ATGCCCCCGGCCCCCGGCAGCCCCCCGGGAGGCCCTGAGCTCGACGCGCCCCCCCTACGACATGTCCCCCCCTGGCTCGGCCGCGGGAGAGAgcgccggcggcggcggcggcggcggcggccccggGGTCGTGGAGGAGCCCACGGCGttggcagcggcggcggcggcggacgAGGGCTCCGCCCGAGAGGAG CAGCGTCCCATCCAGCCCTCTTTCACCAAGTCCCTCTGCC CGCCTACCAGGGCAATAGCCTCATGTACCACGACAGCCCCTGCTCCAACGGCTATGTCTACATCCCCCTGGCTTTCCTGCTCATGCTGTACGCCGTCTATCTGGTGGAGTGCTGGCATTGCCAAGCCCGCCATGAGCTGCAGCACCGTGTGGACGTGAGCAGTGTGCGGGAGCGTGTGGGTCGCATGCAGCAGGCCACGCCCTGCATATGGTGGAAGGCCATCAGCTACCACTACGTCCGCCGCACCCGCCAGGTCACCCGCTACCGCAATGGCGACGCCTACACCACCACccag GTCTACCACGAGCGCGTCAACACGCACGTGGCAGAGGCCGAGTTCGACTATGCGCGCTGTGGCGTCCGCGACGTGTCCAAGGCACTGGTGGGGCTGGAAGGCGCGCCGGCTACGCGGCTGCGCTTCACCAAGTGCTTCAGCTTCGCCAGCGTGGAAGCCGAGAACGCCTACCTGTGCCAGCGCGCGCGCTTCTTCGCGGAGAACGAGGGCTTGGACGACTACATGGAGGCGCGCGAGGGCATGCACCTGAAGAACGTGGACTTCCGCGAGTTCATGGTGGCCTTCCCGGACCCGGCTAGGCCGCCGTGGTACGCCTGCTCGTCGGCCTTCTGGGCCGCGGCGCTGCTCACGCTGTCGTGGCCACTGCGCGTGCTGGCCGAGTACCGCACGGCCTACGCGCACTACCACGTGGAGAAGCTCTTCGGCCTGGAAGGCCCGGGCTCGGCTAGCAGCGCGGGCGGCGGCCTGAGCCCCAGCGAGGAGCTGCTGCCTCCGCTCACGCACCGCCTGCCGCGAGTCAACACTGTGGACAGCACGGAGCTTGAGTGGCACATCCGCTCCAACCAGCAGCTCGTGCCCAGCTACTCTGAGGCGGTGCTCATGGACCTGGTGGGGCTGGGGGCGCGCTGCACGGGAGGCGCGGCCGGCGGCTACGCGCCCACATGCCGCTACGGCGGGGTGGGTGGCCCGGGCGCGGCGGGCGTGGCCCCGTACCGGCGCAGCTGCGAGCACTGCCAGCGCGCTGTCAGCAGCTCGTCCATCTTCTCGCGCAGCGCTTTGAGCATCTGCGCCAGCCCGCGGGCCGGCCTGGGGCCCGGCGGGGGCGCGGGCTGCGGGGGCAGCCGCTTCTCGCTCGGCCGCCTATATGGCTCCAGGCGCAGCTGCCTGTGGCGCAGCCGGAGTGGGAGCGTCAACGAGGCGAGCTGCCCGACGGAGCAGACGCGGCTGTCGAGCCAGGCCAGCATGGGGGACGACGAGGATGACGACGAGGAGGAGGCCGGGCCGCCGCCGCCCTACCACGACGCCCTCTACTTCCCGGTCCTCATCGTCCACCGGCAGGAGGGGTGTCTGGGCCACAGCCACCGGCCGCTGCACCGCCACGGCTCCTGCGTAGAGACCTCACTGTGA
- the NFKBIE gene encoding NF-kappa-B inhibitor epsilon — translation MSETRKGPDEADESQCDSGIESLRSLRSLPEPVPAPGSGPSDRGGRPPWTQPPRTAKEPQEKEDADGERADSTYGSSSLTEPLLLLGSPEAEDPAPGSPLLPAGALSPQQLEALTYISEDGDTLIHLAVIHEAPAVLLCCLALLPQEVLDIQNNLYQTALHLAVHLDQPGAVQALVLKGASRVLQDRHGDTALHVACQRQHLACARCLLEGQPEPGRRPPHSLDLQLQNWQGLACLHIATLQRNRPLMELLLKNGADIDAQEGTSGKTALHLAVETQERALVQFLLQAGARVDARMLNGCTPLHLAAGRGLRGISSTLCEAGADSLLRNVEDETPQDLADDVRGINSALLSRISHTHSRDRNC, via the exons ATGTCGGAGACGCGGAAGGGGCCAGACGAAGCGGACGAGAGCCAGTGCGACTCGGGCATCGAGTCTCTGCGCTCTTTGCGCTCCTTGCCCGAGCCCGTCCCGGCCCCGGGTTCCGGGCCCTCGGACCGCGGCGGCCGACCGCCCTGGACTCAGCCCCCGAGGACCGCCAAGGAGCCACAAGAGAAAGAAGACGCGGACGGGGAGCGGGCTGACTCCACCTATGGCTCCTCCTCGCTCACCGAACCCCTCCTGTTGCTGGGGAGCCCCGAGGCCGAGGACCCGGCCCCAGGTTCGCCGCTTCTCCCCGCGGGGGCGCTCAGTCCTCAGCAGCTGGAAGCGCTCACTTACATCTCGGAGGATGGAGACAC GTTGATCCACCTGGCGGTGATTCACGAGGCCCCAGCTGTGCTGCTCTGTTGCCTGGCTTTGCTGCCCCAGGAAGTCCTGGACATTCAGAACAACCTTTACCAG ACAGCTCTCCACCTGGCCGTGCATCTGGACCAGCCAGGGGCAGTTCAAGCACTGGTGCTGAAGGGGGCCAGCCGGGTGCTACAGGACCGGCATGGTGACACGGCCCTGCATGTGGCCTGCCAGCGCCAACACCTGGCCTGTGCCCGCTGCCTGCTAGAGGGACAGCCAGAACCAGGCAGAAGACCGCCTCACTCCCTGGACCTGCAACTGCAAAACTGGCAAG GTCTGGCCTGTCTCCACATCGCCACCCTGCAAAGAAACCGGCCGCTCATGGAACTGCTGCTTAAAAATGGAGCCGACATTGACGCGCAG GAGGGCACCAGTGGGAAGACAGCGCTGCACCTGGCCGTGGAAACCCAGGAGCGGGCCCTGGTGCAGTTTCTGCTCCAGGCCGGTGCCCGGGTGGATGCCCGCATGCTCAATGGGTGTACACCCCTGCACCTCGCAGCTGGCCGGGGCCTCAGGGGCATTTCGTCCACCCTTTGTGAGGCGGGCGCTGACTCCCTGCTACGGAATGTGGAGGATGAGACGCCCCAGGACCTGGCTGACGATGTAAGAGGCATAAACTCTGCTCTGCTCTCCAGGATCTCTCACACTCATAGCAGAGACAGGAACTGTTAA